From Bradyrhizobium symbiodeficiens, the proteins below share one genomic window:
- the rpmE gene encoding 50S ribosomal protein L31, translated as MKAEIHPNYHTIKVVMTDGTEYLTRSTWGKEGDTLNLDIDPKSHPAWTGGNAQMLDRGGRVSRFQKKFSGFLKKD; from the coding sequence ATGAAAGCCGAAATTCACCCGAACTATCATACAATTAAGGTCGTGATGACCGACGGAACCGAGTACCTGACCCGCTCGACCTGGGGCAAGGAAGGCGACACGCTGAACCTCGACATCGACCCGAAGTCGCATCCGGCCTGGACCGGCGGCAACGCCCAGATGCTGGACCGTGGCGGCCGCGTCTCGCGCTTCCAGAAGAAGTTTTCGGGCTTTCTCAAAAAGGATTGA